Proteins encoded in a region of the Candidatus Nanosynbacter sp. HMT-352 genome:
- the rpsI gene encoding 30S ribosomal protein S9, whose amino-acid sequence MAADTYFYGLGRRKSASASVRILPGKGTITINGKPAAEYLDGNKTLLAEVTDPLAIVSKQKEYDVTILVKGGGLAGQVDAIKLGIAKALTAAHADLRPVLKKAELLKRDPREKERKKYGLRSARKREQFSKR is encoded by the coding sequence ATGGCTGCTGATACTTATTTCTACGGCCTAGGACGACGCAAGAGTGCTTCAGCAAGCGTTCGCATACTTCCTGGCAAAGGCACCATTACAATCAATGGCAAGCCTGCTGCTGAGTACCTAGACGGCAACAAAACCTTACTAGCAGAAGTAACCGACCCACTTGCAATTGTCAGCAAGCAAAAGGAATACGACGTTACTATCCTAGTTAAAGGTGGCGGCTTAGCTGGTCAAGTTGATGCTATCAAACTTGGTATTGCAAAGGCTTTGACAGCTGCTCATGCTGATCTGCGTCCAGTTCTGAAGAAGGCTGAACTATTGAAGCGTGATCCACGTGAGAAAGAGCGCAAGAAATACGGTCTTCGTTCTGCTCGTAAGCGTGAACAATTCTCTAAGCGTTAG
- the rpsK gene encoding 30S ribosomal protein S11, protein MADAKSTKKKQRRSVPAGQLHIQATFNNTIVTFSDKKGNVLTASSAGACGFRGSKKGTAYASQVAAEKAAEAAKSQYGLKSVDVFVKGVGLGRDAAIRAVSAFDISVESIKDVTGVPHGGVRPRKARRA, encoded by the coding sequence ATGGCAGACGCAAAATCTACCAAGAAGAAGCAGCGCCGATCAGTCCCAGCTGGTCAGCTGCACATTCAGGCAACATTTAACAATACTATCGTTACTTTTTCCGACAAGAAGGGTAACGTGCTAACTGCTTCATCAGCTGGTGCATGTGGTTTCCGTGGAAGTAAAAAAGGTACAGCCTACGCTTCACAGGTTGCTGCTGAAAAAGCTGCTGAAGCTGCGAAATCTCAATACGGCTTGAAGTCTGTTGACGTTTTCGTGAAAGGTGTCGGCTTGGGTCGTGACGCCGCTATTCGTGCGGTCAGCGCATTCGACATCTCAGTAGAAAGCATTAAGGACGTAACTGGCGTGCCTCACGGTGGTGTTCGTCCACGAAAGGCACGGAGGGCATAA
- a CDS encoding DNA-directed RNA polymerase subunit alpha, whose translation MAKAIYNPALASVDDISETSATFLIEPLHPGYGNTLGNSLRRVLLSSVRGGAVVAFRIEGATHEFTTVEGIKEDVVDIMLNLKNVHLRVFTDDPVELRIEKSGAGEVTAADIKTNADVEVVNPEQVIATIDDPNKHLVMDLVVEAGCGYQTIEESSEKRLHSDMIAIDAMYSPVLRVRYKVDSTRVGQETNLDKLAITIETNGTITPREAFEEAAAILVNQYTALAGNTMVTGAPALGAAKEDEESELAMPIEELNLSARTTNALINNEIRTIRDLVTLTEQDLRELKGFGSKALDEVRDKMAELEF comes from the coding sequence ATGGCAAAAGCAATTTACAATCCAGCACTCGCGAGCGTTGATGATATTTCAGAAACCAGTGCTACTTTTCTAATCGAGCCACTTCACCCAGGCTACGGTAATACTCTTGGCAACTCATTGCGACGCGTTCTATTGTCAAGCGTTCGCGGTGGCGCAGTTGTAGCTTTCAGGATTGAGGGCGCAACTCACGAGTTTACTACTGTTGAAGGCATCAAAGAAGATGTTGTCGACATTATGTTGAACTTGAAGAACGTTCACCTACGCGTATTTACTGATGATCCAGTTGAACTGCGCATTGAGAAATCTGGCGCTGGCGAAGTAACTGCCGCCGACATTAAAACTAATGCTGATGTTGAAGTTGTCAACCCAGAGCAAGTAATTGCTACAATCGACGACCCAAACAAGCATTTGGTTATGGATTTGGTAGTTGAGGCAGGCTGCGGTTACCAGACAATTGAAGAGTCAAGCGAAAAGCGTTTGCACAGCGACATGATTGCTATTGATGCAATGTACTCACCAGTTCTACGCGTTCGCTACAAAGTCGACTCAACTCGTGTTGGCCAGGAGACAAACTTGGACAAATTGGCAATCACTATTGAAACCAACGGCACAATCACACCTCGTGAGGCGTTCGAAGAAGCAGCAGCGATTCTCGTCAACCAATACACAGCTTTGGCTGGCAATACGATGGTAACTGGTGCGCCAGCACTTGGTGCAGCTAAGGAAGACGAAGAGTCAGAGTTGGCAATGCCAATTGAAGAATTAAACCTAAGCGCCCGTACGACGAACGCGCTAATTAACAATGAAATCCGCACTATTCGCGACTTAGTAACTTTGACCGAGCAAGATTTGCGAGAATTGAAGGGCTTTGGTTCAAAAGCGCTAGACGAAGTACGTGACAAGATGGCGGAGTTGGAGTTTTAA
- a CDS encoding alpha/beta fold hydrolase codes for MLDKIIHRWLRIPYALNVHYFSRPEKPKATILLIHGLGASWQTWTPLEPYLPKDARVIAIDMLGFGNSPKPDWKTYNVHDQAASIAATLRREFINHVDVVIGHSMGSLAAVELAKQYPKLSKSLILCSPPIYYPRVDEKIHHPEKILRTLYEFFNSHPRSSKRFLQFADRHNIWPDAGFKADEVTSESFLIALNTAIINQTTMSDIAELTLPIAILSGKLDPLIVERNLKKLAKDHNNITHTSMATQRHEITDKCAKKLSGVMKGCLAGK; via the coding sequence ATGCTGGACAAGATTATCCATCGATGGTTACGGATTCCGTATGCATTGAACGTGCATTATTTTTCTCGTCCAGAAAAACCGAAAGCGACAATCTTACTTATTCACGGTCTGGGAGCTTCGTGGCAAACATGGACGCCGCTGGAGCCGTATTTACCGAAGGATGCACGAGTTATAGCAATTGACATGCTGGGATTTGGCAATTCGCCCAAGCCTGATTGGAAAACCTACAATGTTCACGACCAAGCCGCAAGCATCGCCGCTACTTTGCGTAGGGAATTTATAAATCACGTTGATGTTGTCATCGGTCATTCTATGGGGTCGCTGGCCGCGGTAGAGCTTGCTAAGCAATATCCGAAGTTAAGTAAGTCGCTTATTTTGTGCAGTCCGCCAATATATTATCCGAGGGTCGACGAAAAAATCCATCATCCAGAGAAGATTTTACGTACGCTTTATGAATTTTTCAATAGTCATCCGCGCAGTTCGAAACGCTTTTTGCAATTCGCCGATCGGCATAATATTTGGCCTGACGCAGGATTTAAGGCTGATGAGGTTACCTCTGAGTCGTTTTTAATCGCCCTGAACACCGCGATTATCAATCAGACGACAATGAGTGATATCGCCGAACTCACTCTTCCGATTGCTATTTTGTCTGGCAAACTTGACCCGCTGATTGTCGAGAGAAACCTGAAGAAATTAGCAAAAGATCATAACAATATCACCCATACGTCAATGGCAACTCAGCGGCATGAAATAACCGACAAATGCGCAAAGAAGCTGTCGGGAGTTATGAAAGGGTGTCTGGCGGGAAAATAG
- the secY gene encoding preprotein translocase subunit SecY, whose product MNWRIIFRSLKNKDMQKRLFIVVGIIVVYRLLAHIPVPLAEPTQLRNAISSVLGQSDLGGILNLLSGGALSSFSLVLVGLSPFITASIIIQLLTKAIPKLEELHKDGESGRRKIQQWTRVITVPLAIVQSIAFIFILRQTVLQGGSTTLADPTMMEWIVSITSMTAGSVLLMWLGELITEQGIGNGISIVIFAGIISQLPQMLASLISSLFNTSSGSLNVFNWFTLPVNPVMFWTILIMSIAGLIVLYFLVKINEAQRVITINYAKRVHGNSNYGDVKSILPVKLIAAGVIPVIFAVAFLSLPQFVGQVMKASGNADLLPTANKLITWFQAPNAGSFTGNTAEAFIYPTLYFILVIAFTYFYTGIVFNANEIAENLQKQGGFIEGVRPGAQTEKYLMRTVNRLILFGSIVLGIVAILPFVAEYLTYNLTGLQGLRLSIGGTGILIIVSVALETLRQVNSRALMVTYDDFDPDELLDSDKKKSKKRRLFKKK is encoded by the coding sequence ATGAATTGGAGAATAATTTTCCGCTCGCTGAAAAATAAAGATATGCAAAAACGACTATTTATCGTCGTGGGAATAATCGTTGTCTATCGATTATTGGCGCACATTCCAGTGCCGTTGGCGGAACCAACGCAACTACGTAATGCAATTTCGTCGGTGCTTGGGCAATCTGACCTTGGTGGAATTTTGAACTTGCTATCTGGTGGCGCGTTGTCGAGCTTCTCTCTGGTATTGGTTGGACTTAGTCCATTTATTACCGCTAGTATTATCATTCAGCTTCTGACCAAAGCCATTCCAAAGCTTGAGGAACTACACAAAGATGGTGAATCTGGACGTCGAAAAATTCAGCAATGGACGCGTGTTATTACCGTGCCGCTTGCTATTGTCCAGTCAATCGCTTTCATCTTTATCTTAAGGCAAACAGTTCTTCAAGGCGGCAGTACGACATTGGCCGACCCTACGATGATGGAATGGATTGTTTCAATCACTTCAATGACGGCAGGATCTGTTCTTCTGATGTGGCTCGGTGAGTTGATTACTGAGCAAGGAATCGGCAACGGTATTTCTATCGTAATCTTCGCTGGTATCATTAGCCAATTGCCACAAATGCTCGCGTCATTAATCTCATCATTGTTCAACACTTCATCTGGCAGCTTAAATGTCTTCAACTGGTTCACTCTCCCTGTAAACCCAGTTATGTTCTGGACGATATTAATCATGTCAATCGCCGGACTCATCGTCCTTTACTTCCTAGTTAAAATCAACGAAGCTCAACGTGTCATTACGATTAACTACGCAAAGCGCGTTCACGGAAACAGTAATTACGGTGACGTAAAGAGCATTTTGCCAGTTAAGCTGATTGCGGCGGGAGTTATTCCAGTCATCTTCGCGGTTGCGTTCCTGAGCTTGCCGCAATTCGTCGGTCAAGTTATGAAAGCGTCTGGTAACGCCGATCTTTTGCCGACCGCCAACAAATTGATCACTTGGTTCCAAGCTCCAAACGCAGGTTCGTTTACAGGAAACACCGCTGAAGCGTTTATTTACCCAACGCTATACTTTATCTTGGTTATCGCCTTTACATATTTTTACACTGGAATCGTCTTTAACGCTAATGAAATTGCCGAAAATTTGCAGAAGCAGGGCGGATTTATTGAAGGTGTACGTCCGGGTGCTCAGACTGAAAAATACCTTATGAGAACCGTCAATCGCTTGATTTTGTTCGGCTCAATTGTCCTAGGAATCGTGGCTATTTTGCCATTTGTCGCGGAATATCTCACGTACAATTTAACAGGCCTGCAAGGTTTGCGTTTATCAATCGGCGGTACGGGAATCTTGATTATCGTATCAGTTGCCCTTGAAACTCTGCGACAAGTCAACTCTCGTGCGCTGATGGTTACATATGATGACTTTGATCCAGACGAGCTGCTTGATAGCGACAAAAAGAAGAGTAAGAAACGCCGTTTGTTTAAGAAAAAATAA
- the rpmJ gene encoding 50S ribosomal protein L36: protein MKVRAGVKKISPDDKFVRRKGRLYIINKKKPKNKQRQG, encoded by the coding sequence ATGAAAGTTCGTGCAGGTGTGAAAAAAATCAGTCCCGATGATAAGTTTGTTCGCCGCAAAGGCCGACTATATATCATCAACAAGAAAAAACCTAAGAACAAGCAAAGGCAGGGTTAA
- the rplM gene encoding 50S ribosomal protein L13, with translation MKTYSQKPSEVSRRWVLFDASELPLGRLATEIAKHLTGKYKPTYTPHIDGGDYVVVINAAQTVVTGYKETDKYYYRHSGFPGGIKETQFKEMRERHPERIIEEAVKGMLPKNKLQAERLKRLRIFAGSDHAHTAQTPEKVEVK, from the coding sequence ATGAAGACTTATTCACAAAAACCATCTGAAGTTTCTCGCCGTTGGGTATTGTTTGACGCTAGCGAATTACCACTTGGACGTTTGGCTACAGAAATTGCTAAGCATTTGACTGGTAAATACAAGCCAACTTACACTCCTCATATTGACGGTGGCGACTACGTAGTTGTTATCAATGCTGCGCAGACAGTCGTTACTGGATACAAGGAAACTGATAAATATTACTATCGCCACAGTGGTTTCCCAGGTGGAATTAAGGAAACACAATTCAAAGAAATGCGCGAACGCCACCCAGAGCGAATTATTGAAGAAGCTGTTAAAGGTATGTTGCCAAAGAACAAATTGCAAGCAGAGCGCCTAAAGCGCCTACGCATTTTTGCTGGCAGCGACCACGCTCACACAGCACAAACACCAGAGAAAGTTGAGGTAAAGTAA
- the rplO gene encoding 50S ribosomal protein L15 — MKYNDLQVSANRNKKRVGRGIAAGQGKTAGRGTKGQNARTGKKLRAMFQGGQRPLAQAIPKARGFKSLRTPAQVVYMDHLNAFDGKTVDNALLFTEGYIATPFHTVKVIARGELKAKVDLKVQAASASVVAAIEKAGGSFEKVATPLRQSAKEAEEK; from the coding sequence ATGAAGTACAATGATCTCCAAGTTTCAGCAAACAGGAATAAAAAACGTGTTGGTCGCGGTATTGCTGCCGGTCAAGGTAAAACTGCTGGTCGCGGTACTAAAGGTCAGAATGCTCGAACAGGTAAGAAGCTCCGCGCGATGTTCCAAGGTGGTCAGCGTCCGTTGGCTCAAGCTATACCAAAGGCTCGCGGATTTAAGAGTTTGCGAACTCCAGCTCAAGTTGTGTACATGGATCATTTGAACGCATTTGACGGCAAAACTGTCGACAATGCTTTGTTGTTCACTGAAGGCTACATTGCAACTCCATTCCATACGGTTAAGGTGATTGCTCGTGGTGAATTGAAGGCTAAGGTTGACTTGAAAGTACAAGCTGCCTCAGCTTCAGTTGTTGCCGCTATCGAAAAAGCTGGTGGCTCATTTGAGAAAGTAGCTACACCTCTACGCCAAAGTGCGAAAGAAGCTGAAGAGAAATAA
- the rplQ gene encoding 50S ribosomal protein L17, which translates to MHRHGYQGRKFGRERDQRRALLKGLATSLVEHGKIETTLPKAKELKRHIEKIITKAKKGDLASRRQVIAALSTRAAAYKLVDEIAPQLSGRTSGHVRVERTRLRVGDGAQMAIIEFVDDIKPMPKEGK; encoded by the coding sequence ATGCATAGACACGGATATCAAGGGCGCAAGTTCGGCCGCGAACGTGATCAGCGACGAGCCTTGCTTAAGGGTTTGGCTACCAGCTTGGTTGAGCACGGCAAAATCGAGACTACCTTACCAAAGGCTAAGGAACTAAAGCGCCACATTGAAAAAATCATCACCAAGGCTAAGAAGGGTGACCTAGCAAGCCGACGTCAGGTGATCGCGGCATTAAGCACACGTGCTGCTGCTTACAAACTAGTTGATGAAATCGCGCCACAGCTAAGTGGCCGAACTAGCGGACACGTTCGCGTTGAACGAACACGTTTGCGAGTCGGCGACGGCGCTCAAATGGCAATCATCGAGTTTGTTGACGATATTAAACCAATGCCAAAGGAAGGAAAATAA
- a CDS encoding RluA family pseudouridine synthase, which yields MKILPRTVLKIARLYKLADDNTPVKALRRLEIQTDKSHVFAEFILNKQHFALLYGSIVDEESIDELWTEKPDNAEILPNPLDPEFIETPFQGKYAIMFQISPTKVRLDIYLSTKFDTTISRSLWQKYIKAGYVSVNNKAVTTPKFEVDETDEIALNLPEKEQADVDLPILYEDDDVIVVNKPSGLLTHAKGGLSDEPTVAEIIRPKTSFATDTDRPGIVHRLDRDTSGLLIVAKNSESAAHLQRQFAERTAKKTYIAITDGKPKLNAAKIDLPIGRNPSAPSTFRIDPNGKPAQTTYHVLAENDTQSLVELKPTTGRTHQLRVHLAHLNAPILGDRVYGKSSDCRMMLHAQKLEITLPSGERKVFEAAIPDEFKRFFPEDL from the coding sequence GTGAAAATATTACCTCGGACAGTGCTGAAAATAGCTAGATTATACAAACTGGCGGACGATAATACGCCCGTCAAAGCACTGCGTCGGCTGGAAATTCAAACGGACAAATCTCATGTTTTTGCGGAATTTATTTTGAACAAGCAGCATTTTGCGCTGCTTTACGGTTCGATTGTTGATGAAGAATCTATCGATGAGCTATGGACGGAAAAACCGGATAATGCCGAGATTTTGCCGAATCCGCTAGACCCAGAATTTATCGAAACGCCGTTCCAGGGAAAATACGCCATAATGTTCCAAATTTCGCCGACCAAAGTGCGCTTGGATATTTATTTATCGACCAAATTCGACACGACAATTTCTCGAAGTCTTTGGCAAAAATACATAAAAGCTGGATACGTTTCGGTCAATAATAAAGCCGTGACGACGCCGAAGTTTGAGGTTGATGAAACTGATGAAATTGCGCTTAATTTGCCAGAAAAAGAGCAGGCGGACGTTGACTTGCCGATTTTATACGAGGATGATGATGTGATTGTCGTCAATAAACCAAGTGGACTATTGACGCACGCGAAGGGCGGACTTTCTGATGAGCCGACGGTTGCGGAAATAATTCGCCCCAAAACCTCATTCGCAACGGACACTGATCGTCCGGGAATTGTTCATAGGCTTGACCGCGACACTTCGGGACTACTGATTGTCGCCAAAAACTCAGAATCTGCCGCGCATCTACAGAGGCAATTTGCCGAGCGAACCGCCAAGAAAACTTACATAGCGATAACCGACGGCAAGCCGAAGCTGAATGCCGCAAAAATTGATCTGCCAATTGGTCGCAATCCTTCAGCGCCGAGCACTTTTCGTATAGATCCGAATGGGAAGCCAGCTCAGACGACTTACCATGTTTTGGCGGAAAATGATACTCAGTCGCTCGTGGAACTGAAGCCGACCACTGGTCGAACTCATCAATTGCGCGTCCATTTGGCTCATTTGAATGCTCCAATTCTCGGCGATCGAGTTTACGGAAAGTCCTCGGATTGTCGTATGATGCTGCATGCTCAAAAATTAGAGATAACTTTGCCGTCTGGTGAGAGAAAAGTTTTTGAAGCCGCAATTCCTGATGAATTCAAGAGATTCTTCCCAGAGGATTTATAG
- the rpsM gene encoding 30S ribosomal protein S13: MARIAGVVIPTEKQVQIALTYIYGIGPKHASSILAAAKIEPTTRVKDLTEAEENKIREIIDSEYTVEGDLQRLVTNNIKRLKDINAYRGLRHKAGLPTRGQRTRTNARTRKGRAIAVGGTQPKAASKT, from the coding sequence ATGGCTCGAATTGCTGGGGTAGTTATCCCAACAGAGAAGCAGGTGCAAATTGCGCTCACCTATATTTACGGTATTGGGCCAAAACACGCTTCGAGCATCCTTGCGGCGGCTAAAATTGAGCCGACCACTCGGGTGAAAGATCTCACCGAGGCTGAAGAAAACAAGATTCGCGAAATTATTGACAGCGAATACACCGTTGAAGGTGATCTCCAGCGCTTGGTGACAAACAATATTAAGCGCTTGAAGGATATCAACGCCTATCGCGGTCTTCGCCACAAAGCAGGACTGCCAACACGCGGACAGCGGACTCGTACGAATGCACGAACTCGCAAGGGTCGCGCCATCGCCGTGGGCGGTACACAACCAAAAGCAGCAAGTAAGACCTAA
- the infA gene encoding translation initiation factor IF-1: protein MASQKEVIKMVGKVVEALPNTQFKVELENGHSIIAHISGRMRKHYIRLVPGDKVEVEMTPYDLTKGRISFRLRDDRPQGR from the coding sequence ATGGCGAGTCAAAAGGAAGTCATCAAAATGGTAGGAAAGGTAGTGGAAGCACTGCCTAATACTCAATTTAAGGTAGAACTGGAGAATGGCCATAGTATCATCGCGCACATTTCAGGACGAATGCGCAAGCATTATATCCGTCTGGTGCCTGGTGATAAGGTTGAGGTTGAGATGACCCCTTACGATCTTACAAAGGGACGAATCAGCTTCCGCCTACGTGACGATCGACCTCAAGGTCGGTAG
- the rplR gene encoding 50S ribosomal protein L18 — MAENKKLLNRALRKNRVRAKVSGTAERPRLTVTISNLHVSAQLIDDVAGKTLAAATTVGTKATGTMTEKSAAIGAEIAKKAKKIKISAVVFDRNGRQYAGRLKALADAARQEGLEF, encoded by the coding sequence ATGGCTGAAAATAAGAAGCTACTCAACCGCGCTCTTCGCAAAAACCGCGTTCGCGCTAAGGTTTCAGGTACGGCAGAGCGCCCACGCTTGACAGTTACTATTAGCAATTTGCACGTTAGCGCACAGTTGATTGATGATGTAGCTGGCAAGACGTTAGCTGCAGCAACTACGGTTGGTACAAAAGCAACTGGCACGATGACTGAAAAAAGTGCTGCTATTGGTGCTGAAATTGCTAAGAAAGCAAAGAAAATTAAGATTAGCGCAGTAGTGTTTGACCGCAATGGTCGTCAATACGCTGGCCGCCTAAAGGCTTTGGCTGATGCTGCGCGCCAAGAAGGATTGGAGTTTTAG
- the trpS gene encoding tryptophan--tRNA ligase has product MKPSKPVILTGVRANNNIHIGNYFGAILPIINMSKRRSDEYDINLFIPDLHSFTTPIDHSKLYDSILNNARVYTAAGLPLDNSSIHLYRQSRISAHSELAWILDCFTGFGEMSRMTQFKDKGSKGDASVGLFNYPVLMAADILLYGATYVPVGDDQTQHLEFTRDIAERMNRKFGDLFIVPKPVIQQHQFFGKDQGLRIKDLVNPAKKMSKSDESGKGIIFLSDDPKSAHKKIMSATTDSISKVQYDKENQPGISNLLEILTLVRQDAGREVTLEQTANEYFGMDRYGDFKRIVADEVAEFLENFQNRLAAVDERAIEEKLASSEKDMNVVANETLYRVQKAVGLRK; this is encoded by the coding sequence ATGAAACCATCAAAACCTGTCATCCTCACTGGCGTGCGCGCTAACAACAACATCCACATAGGTAATTACTTTGGGGCTATTTTGCCAATTATCAACATGTCTAAGCGTCGCTCGGACGAATACGATATCAATCTATTCATTCCAGACCTTCACAGTTTTACGACGCCAATCGACCACAGTAAGCTATACGACAGTATCCTGAATAACGCGCGAGTTTATACCGCCGCCGGATTGCCACTGGACAATTCTTCCATTCATCTTTACCGCCAAAGTCGCATTTCGGCGCACAGTGAACTGGCGTGGATTTTGGACTGTTTTACTGGATTTGGCGAGATGAGCCGAATGACACAGTTTAAGGATAAGGGAAGTAAAGGCGATGCCTCCGTTGGACTATTTAACTATCCCGTCCTGATGGCTGCCGACATTCTACTTTACGGCGCGACTTACGTGCCAGTTGGCGACGACCAGACTCAGCATTTGGAGTTCACGCGTGATATTGCCGAGCGAATGAATCGTAAGTTTGGCGATCTATTTATCGTGCCGAAACCCGTAATTCAGCAACATCAATTCTTCGGAAAAGACCAAGGATTGAGGATTAAAGATCTCGTGAATCCAGCGAAGAAAATGAGCAAATCTGACGAGAGCGGCAAGGGGATTATTTTCCTTTCTGACGATCCAAAATCAGCACATAAGAAAATAATGAGCGCAACAACAGATTCAATTAGCAAAGTTCAATACGACAAGGAAAATCAGCCAGGAATTTCTAATTTGCTGGAGATTTTGACTTTGGTTCGCCAAGACGCTGGCAGGGAAGTTACTCTGGAGCAGACCGCCAACGAGTACTTTGGAATGGATCGTTATGGCGATTTCAAGCGAATTGTGGCTGACGAAGTTGCGGAATTTTTGGAGAATTTCCAGAATCGGCTTGCGGCGGTTGATGAGCGAGCAATTGAAGAGAAATTGGCTTCCAGTGAAAAAGATATGAATGTCGTCGCTAATGAAACTTTGTATCGCGTTCAAAAAGCTGTAGGGCTTCGAAAATAG
- the rpsD gene encoding 30S ribosomal protein S4, whose product MARDNSPIVKQSRREGYALHPKAHKILAKKSGIPGQHAHGRQNKPSLYATQLREKQKVRRLYGLVEKQFARLMDEATRAQEGLAGENLLKLLERRLDNVVYRSGFAVSRRAARQLVSHGHFELNGRRVDIPSIRVKAGDVITVRPKSTKSEYFTRIDDVINNSVQGPLSWLKADSKKLKIEVTGLPKREEAEADINEQLIVEYYSR is encoded by the coding sequence ATGGCACGAGATAATTCACCAATTGTCAAGCAAAGCCGCCGCGAAGGTTATGCGCTTCATCCAAAAGCACATAAAATTTTGGCGAAAAAATCTGGTATTCCAGGTCAGCACGCACATGGTCGTCAGAATAAGCCAAGTCTATACGCTACACAGCTTCGTGAAAAGCAGAAGGTTCGTCGCTTGTACGGTCTAGTTGAGAAGCAGTTTGCTCGCTTGATGGACGAGGCAACACGCGCTCAAGAAGGCTTGGCGGGCGAAAACTTGTTGAAGCTATTAGAGCGCCGTTTGGATAACGTTGTTTATCGTTCTGGATTTGCCGTATCACGCCGCGCAGCTCGTCAACTAGTTAGCCACGGACATTTTGAATTGAACGGCCGACGCGTCGATATTCCATCGATTCGTGTTAAAGCTGGCGATGTCATCACGGTTCGTCCAAAGAGTACCAAGTCAGAGTACTTTACACGAATTGACGATGTAATCAACAATTCAGTCCAAGGTCCACTAAGTTGGCTAAAAGCTGATAGCAAGAAGCTGAAGATTGAAGTAACTGGTTTGCCAAAGCGCGAGGAAGCAGAAGCTGACATCAACGAGCAATTAATTGTTGAGTATTACTCACGATAA
- the rpsE gene encoding 30S ribosomal protein S5 produces MAEQAANTTPRAEGRRPRNPRGGRRDDRRNVRDDAPKEFEELVINIDRVSRVVKGGRRFRFKALVVVGNRKDKVGVGVAKGADVQAAVAKATSVAKKHLITLPLNGETIPHDSEVKFSGARVLIKPAAPGTGIIAGGVVRQIIGVTGIRNLLTKSLGSTNKVNIAYATIEALKSLVPRDQWLSAQPVKKVAKKEAK; encoded by the coding sequence ATGGCAGAGCAAGCTGCAAATACTACCCCACGTGCAGAAGGTCGTCGACCTCGAAATCCACGTGGTGGTCGCCGCGATGACCGGCGAAATGTGCGCGATGACGCACCAAAAGAGTTTGAGGAATTGGTAATCAACATTGACCGCGTTTCTCGCGTGGTTAAAGGTGGTCGCCGTTTCCGATTTAAGGCTTTGGTGGTTGTTGGCAACCGCAAAGATAAAGTTGGTGTCGGTGTTGCTAAGGGTGCAGACGTTCAAGCTGCAGTCGCTAAGGCTACATCAGTCGCTAAAAAGCACTTGATTACATTGCCATTAAACGGCGAAACAATTCCGCACGACAGCGAAGTTAAATTCTCTGGCGCACGCGTATTGATCAAACCTGCCGCTCCTGGTACCGGTATTATCGCTGGTGGTGTAGTTCGTCAAATTATCGGTGTAACAGGAATTCGCAACCTATTGACTAAATCTCTTGGCTCAACCAACAAGGTTAACATTGCTTACGCGACTATTGAAGCTCTAAAGTCATTAGTTCCACGCGATCAATGGCTAAGCGCTCAGCCTGTAAAAAAGGTTGCTAAAAAGGAGGCTAAATAA